Proteins encoded within one genomic window of Streptomyces profundus:
- the fxlM gene encoding methyltransferase, FxLD system, which yields MPPDRWQQHNITFRDRETARRAVVGRIGPSLIDAEAEGQLTGWWFMNKQPWPLRYRAGKPSPMIEVLLGDLVRDGSAVSCRPQVYEPEVAAFGGPDGMDVAHALFHHDSRHLLTYQPGPERLGRRETVVLLASAMMRGAGLDWFEQGDVWAKAAALRPATHPLPPERRAELVPAVRKLMSADACSLCRPDGPLHGHAEWVTAFESTGATLADLASGGVLTRGLRAVLAHHLIFHANRAGLLRDDQSTLFNTAREVVMGTSEPTASRTEATSSAASVGPVNTDTIATPTADAERLRNALVDQLRADGHARTPAVEDALRSVPRHLFVPDASLEDAYANAPVHIKYDTDGTSISCASQPGVVALMLDQLDAQPGKHILELGAGTGYNAGLLAHLVGAGGRVTTLDVDDDLVEGAREHLAAAGITNVTAVTRDGALGYAEGAPYDRIIATVGAHGVPHAWLEQLAPGGRLLVPQRLKGTVCRSIAYEPRDGRWLSLGSEMNTFMPLRRGIADDDRRVVPLSDDGTVRLHAPAGLSLDADALAGVLDQPRVEEWTGMTVRAMESPEWMELFVTCSLPSGLIRMLFPPTAKGGLLTEDPYPSSTAAVDKGALTYLARRPSERRTPEGDKLWEFGVIGHGPGSDALAARVADAIRTWDREFRSREAAFEIQALDAPAIEQRPGLFALDTPLNRIVVDWQ from the coding sequence ATGCCTCCCGATCGCTGGCAGCAGCACAACATCACCTTTCGCGACCGCGAGACCGCCCGGCGCGCCGTCGTCGGACGGATCGGTCCCTCCCTGATAGACGCCGAGGCGGAGGGGCAGCTCACCGGGTGGTGGTTCATGAACAAGCAGCCCTGGCCGCTGCGTTACCGCGCCGGCAAGCCCTCGCCCATGATCGAAGTGCTGCTGGGTGATCTCGTCCGCGACGGCTCGGCCGTGTCCTGCCGGCCTCAGGTCTACGAGCCCGAGGTCGCGGCGTTCGGCGGCCCGGACGGCATGGACGTGGCCCACGCGCTGTTCCACCACGACTCCCGCCATCTGCTCACCTATCAGCCAGGGCCGGAACGCCTGGGCCGACGGGAGACCGTCGTCCTGCTGGCGAGCGCCATGATGCGCGGCGCCGGGCTCGACTGGTTCGAGCAGGGCGACGTGTGGGCCAAGGCTGCCGCCCTTCGGCCGGCCACCCATCCCCTACCGCCCGAGCGCCGGGCCGAACTGGTCCCGGCCGTGCGGAAGCTCATGTCCGCCGACGCCTGCAGCCTCTGCCGACCGGATGGTCCGCTCCATGGCCACGCCGAATGGGTGACCGCCTTCGAAAGCACCGGGGCCACGCTCGCCGACCTCGCCAGTGGAGGCGTGCTCACCCGGGGCCTGCGCGCCGTCCTCGCCCACCATCTGATCTTCCACGCCAACCGCGCTGGTCTCCTCCGGGACGACCAGAGCACCCTGTTCAACACCGCACGAGAGGTAGTCATGGGAACGAGTGAGCCCACCGCGTCGCGCACCGAGGCGACATCCAGCGCCGCTAGCGTCGGCCCGGTGAACACCGACACGATCGCCACACCCACGGCGGACGCCGAGCGCCTCCGCAACGCCCTGGTCGACCAGCTCCGGGCGGACGGACACGCCCGCACTCCCGCCGTCGAGGACGCGTTGCGGAGCGTGCCCCGCCACCTCTTCGTGCCTGACGCCTCGCTCGAAGACGCGTACGCCAACGCGCCGGTGCACATCAAGTACGACACCGACGGCACCTCCATCTCCTGCGCCTCCCAGCCGGGCGTCGTCGCCCTCATGCTGGACCAGCTCGACGCACAGCCCGGCAAGCACATCCTCGAACTCGGCGCCGGCACCGGCTACAACGCCGGTCTGCTCGCCCATCTGGTCGGCGCGGGCGGGCGGGTGACCACCCTCGACGTCGACGATGACCTGGTGGAAGGCGCCCGAGAACACCTCGCCGCCGCCGGGATCACCAACGTCACGGCCGTGACCCGCGACGGCGCCCTCGGCTACGCCGAAGGGGCGCCATACGACCGGATCATCGCCACGGTGGGCGCCCACGGCGTGCCGCACGCCTGGTTGGAACAACTCGCGCCCGGCGGCCGGCTGCTCGTTCCCCAGCGACTCAAGGGCACGGTGTGCCGCTCCATCGCCTACGAGCCGCGCGACGGCCGCTGGCTCTCCCTCGGCAGCGAGATGAACACCTTTATGCCACTCCGGCGCGGCATCGCCGACGACGACCGCCGCGTTGTCCCGCTCAGCGACGACGGCACCGTCCGGCTCCATGCTCCCGCCGGGCTCAGCCTGGACGCTGACGCTCTTGCCGGAGTCCTGGACCAGCCGCGCGTTGAGGAGTGGACCGGGATGACGGTCCGCGCCATGGAGTCGCCGGAGTGGATGGAGCTGTTCGTCACCTGTTCCCTTCCTTCCGGTCTGATCCGGATGCTGTTCCCGCCGACCGCCAAGGGTGGCCTGCTCACCGAAGACCCCTATCCCTCCTCGACCGCCGCCGTCGACAAGGGCGCCCTGACCTACCTGGCCAGGCGTCCGTCGGAGAGGAGGACGCCCGAGGGCGACAAGCTATGGGAGTTCGGCGTCATCGGTCACGGCCCCGGCAGCGACGCGTTGGCCGCGAGGGTGGCCGACGCCATCCGCACCTGGGACCGGGAGTTCCGCAGCCGAGAGGCCGCATTCGAGATCCAGGCCCTGGACGCCCCGGCGATCGAACAACGCCCCGGCCTCTTCGCCCTCGACACCCCTCTGAACCGGATCGTCGTCGACTGGCAGTGA